In [Phormidium] sp. ETS-05, the genomic window TTGCCCGTGGAGGAGGTGACAGGCGTCTTGATAGACGATTTTTAATTCTTCTTTGTCGGTGAGGGGGTGGAGTTCGGTTGTGAGTCCGACGTTGGCGAGGAATTCTTGCACGTCGCGGACTTTGTTGCTGAATTCTATGGCTTTGGGGTGATATTCGGGGTCGTCTTGGAGGATGTGACCGTATTCTTTGAGGGTGTGTCCGCATCCGGCGGCGTTGATGATGATGGCGTCGAGGTTGAGGTCCTGGAAGCTGTCGATCATTTGGCGGGCGGTGGCTTGGGCCTGGGCTTCTTGTCCTTGGTGGGCGGGGAGGGCGCCACAACAGCCTTGTGATTTTGGTATTACGACTTCGCAACCGTTGGCGGTGAGGACGCGGACGGTGGCTTCGTTGACGGGGGAGAAGAATAGCCGCTGGACGCAACCGAGGATGACGCCGACGCGGTAGCGTTTTTCGCCTTGAGCCGGGATGACTTCGGGGAGTTGTTTGATGAGAGATTTAAGGTTAACGGCGGGTAAGATTGATTCCATTGCGGCTAAGCGGGGAAATGGTTTGAGTAAGCCGCTTTGACGGAATAGTTTTTGTAATCCGGTTTTTTGATAGACGTAGAGGGGGAGGAGGAGGGGTCGAAGACGGTTGGGGTAGGGAAAGAGGTTGAAGATGAGCTGACGCAGGAGCCGATCGCCCAAAGAACGCTCTACATTCCGCTCGACTTGGGGGCGCATAGCGGCGAGGAGCTGGTCATACTGTACCCCAGAAGGACAGGCGCTGACGCAGGCGAGACAACCCAAGCAACTATCAAAATGTTCTTTAATTATGGGATTTAAATCTGCTTCTCCTTTATTTACCCCATCCATAAGATAAATTCGGCCTCGGGGGGAGTCCATTTCTTTGCCCAATACCCGATAACTGGGACAAGTGGAAAGACAGAAACCGCAGTGAACGCAAGTATTAATTAAATTTGGGTCGGGGGGATGCTGGGGATCAAATCCTGTTGCTTTGGGGGCAGGAGTAGAAGTGGCGGAGTTTGGGTTGGTTTCCTTGGTTTCCGTGGTTGTCATGGTATAATTTGTAGTTGTTCGGGAAAATTGTATTGGGGCTAAAGCCCAACTCATAACTGTTTTAAATGCCGTTGATAAACCGTTTGGGACTCAGGAGATAGGCGGGGTCAAACTGCTTTTTAATGGTCTGCATTAAATCTAAAGCATTACCAGTGTAACCCCATACGTCTGTTTGCAGTTTGACTTCTATTGGTGCTGATAATACGGTGAGGAAACCGCCTTCGCTTTGGCATTCTCGCCTGATGCTGTCGATGAGGGCAAGAACGCTGCTGGTTTCTCCGGCAAACCGCAACCAACCTAAGCCGCTGCCTGCATGGATGGTGCCTAAATAGAGGGAAAATTCTTCGGCGGTACTGGCGAGGGAGTGGAATTTCACTAGGGTGGTGACGGCTTCTGCTGACCTAACTCCTATTTTGCAGGTAATTTCTCCTGACTTGGCGTCATCCCGCATTAGTTCTGTCAATTGTTGCCATAAGTTTGCTTCGGCATCGTCGCTGTAGCTGGTGTGTTGTAAACTTAGTTGGTTGCCTATTTCGATAACGGCGCGACGTTGTTCGGCGACGCTTTCTGGGATGCTTTGGAACCGGACGAGTAAGCCCATACCTTTGGCAGATTGGAGTTTTTCTACTAAGGTGGGGGAGAGGATGTCGGCGGCGACGGGGGTCAAACTGGAGGAGAGGAGGTTGGCGGTGGCAGTGGCGATCGCGTCGGGCCCGCCTGTGAGCATGACGGTTTGGGAGGCGGCGGGGAGGGGATAGAGGCGAAAGGTGATTTGGGTGAGGATGCCTAGGGTGCCGTAGGAGCTGGTGAATAGTTTCATCATGTCGTATCCGGCGACGTTTTTAACTACTCGTCCTCCGGCTTTGGCTATTTGACCGTCAGCACGAACAAAGGATATGCCGAGAACTTGGTCCCGGACGCTGCCATAGCGTTGGCGCAGGGAACCGGCGTCCCCGGTGGCGACGATACCGCCAATGGTGGCGGTTTGGGGGTGGGTGGGGTCGAGGGCGAGAAATTGGCCTTTTTCGGCGAGGATGGTTTGTAGTTGGCTGTAGGTCATTCCCGCTTCGACGGTGGCGGTTAAGTCTCCGGCAGCGTGTTCTACGAGGCGGTTGAGGCGGTGGGTGCTGATGAGGAGGTTGGCGCCACTGACGATACCTCCCCAGTGCAGTTTGCTCCCGTTACCGCAGGGGAGGACGGCCCACCGGTTCTCGCTGGCTAGGGCCATGATTTCGGCGAGCTGCTCTTGGGTTGAGGGAATAGCGATCGCATCGGGGACGATCGGACTTTGCCAGTT contains:
- a CDS encoding FAD-binding oxidoreductase, whose protein sequence is MNAIAQHLVTKIGSEAVTTWENLPADAMWRRNWQSPIVPDAIAIPSTQEQLAEIMALASENRWAVLPCGNGSKLHWGGIVSGANLLISTHRLNRLVEHAAGDLTATVEAGMTYSQLQTILAEKGQFLALDPTHPQTATIGGIVATGDAGSLRQRYGSVRDQVLGISFVRADGQIAKAGGRVVKNVAGYDMMKLFTSSYGTLGILTQITFRLYPLPAASQTVMLTGGPDAIATATANLLSSSLTPVAADILSPTLVEKLQSAKGMGLLVRFQSIPESVAEQRRAVIEIGNQLSLQHTSYSDDAEANLWQQLTELMRDDAKSGEITCKIGVRSAEAVTTLVKFHSLASTAEEFSLYLGTIHAGSGLGWLRFAGETSSVLALIDSIRRECQSEGGFLTVLSAPIEVKLQTDVWGYTGNALDLMQTIKKQFDPAYLLSPKRFINGI
- a CDS encoding (Fe-S)-binding protein, whose product is MTTTETKETNPNSATSTPAPKATGFDPQHPPDPNLINTCVHCGFCLSTCPSYRVLGKEMDSPRGRIYLMDGVNKGEADLNPIIKEHFDSCLGCLACVSACPSGVQYDQLLAAMRPQVERNVERSLGDRLLRQLIFNLFPYPNRLRPLLLPLYVYQKTGLQKLFRQSGLLKPFPRLAAMESILPAVNLKSLIKQLPEVIPAQGEKRYRVGVILGCVQRLFFSPVNEATVRVLTANGCEVVIPKSQGCCGALPAHQGQEAQAQATARQMIDSFQDLNLDAIIINAAGCGHTLKEYGHILQDDPEYHPKAIEFSNKVRDVQEFLANVGLTTELHPLTDKEELKIVYQDACHLLHGQKISFPPRQLLRQIPGVKLREPLDAALCCGSAGVYNLLQPEIADELGQQKAQNLVNTGAEIIASPNPGCSLQIKKHLELQNQTISIYHPMELLDLSIRGEKL